The Channa argus isolate prfri chromosome 14, Channa argus male v1.0, whole genome shotgun sequence genome includes a window with the following:
- the ackr4a gene encoding atypical chemokine receptor 4, translating into MDISDDYSYYFNISYNFSYEDYPTLCEKDEIRSFAAVFLPIMYTVCLVVGLAGNGLVVAVYAFHKRLRTMTDTFLTHLAVADLLLLLTLPFWAVDAARGWELGEVVCKTVSACYTINFTCCMLLLACISLDRFLALARVQGGHQRGRLHKVFNRRYCWIVCLAVWLTAFMLGLPDLILSEVIWASNRYICIAVYPPPMARGGKAALEIAEVFLGFLLPLQVMVICYGSMARALRDLPTESRGKKWKALRVLLIVVGVFVVTQLPYNVLKLCLSMDSVYSLVTHCGTSKVLEQAAQVTESLALTHCCLNPILYTFVGSSFRQHMVKVAKAFGVKRRRRGRPAEETEMSFNSHCVSQESNSFSI; encoded by the coding sequence ATGGACATCTCAGATGACTActcttattattttaacatcagCTACAACTTCAGCTATGAGGACTATCCCACCTTGTGTGAGAAGGATGAGATCCGTTCCTTCGCCGCCGTCTTCCTCCCGATCATGTACACCGTGTGTCTGGTGGTGGGACTAGCAGGAAACGGCTTAGTCGTGGCCGTCTATGCCTTCCACAAACGCCTCCGGACCATGACTGACACTTTTCTGACCCATTTGGCCGTAGCCGATCTGCTCCTGCTACTCACACTGCCTTTCTGGGCTGTGGACGCGGCGAGGGGCTGGGAGCTGGGGGAGGTTGTGTGTAAGACTGTGTCAGCCTGCTATACGATCAACTTCACCTGCTGCATGCTGCTGCTGGCCTGCATCAGCCTGGACCGTTTCTTAGCGTTAGCCAGGGTGCAAGGTGGGCACCAAAGAGGGCGGCTGCACAAGGTGTTTAACCGGAGGTACTGTTGGATAGTGTGTTTAGCTGTTTGGTTAACAGCTTTCATGCTGGGTCTTCCTGATTTAATACTCTCAGAAGTGATTTGGGCATCTAACAGATATATCTGCATAGCTGTTTACCCTCCACCTATGGcaagaggaggaaaagctgCCCTGGAGATAGCTGAAGTGTTTCTTGGGTTCCTGCTTCCTCTCCAGGTTATGGTGATCTGTTATGGCAGCATGGCCCGAGCACTTAGGGACCTCCCTACAGAGAGCAGAGGCAAGAAATGGAAAGCTTTGCGTGTTCTTCTAATAGTAGTGGGAGTGTTTGTGGTCACACAGCTGCCTTATAACGTACTGAAGCTCTGTCTATCAATGGACTCAGTATATTCTTTGGTGACTCACTGTGGAACAAGTAAAGTTTTGGAACAGGCAGCTCAGGTGACGGAGAGCCTGGCCCTCACTCACTGTTGCCTCAACCCAATCCTCTACACCTTTGTGGGTTCTTCCTTCAGGCAGCACATGGTGAAAGTGGCCAAGGCGTTTGgagtgaagaggaggagaagaggacgtcctgcagaggagacagagatgTCATTTAACTCCCACTGTGTGTCTCAAGAGAGCAACTCATTCTCAATATGA
- the e2f5 gene encoding transcription factor E2F5, whose protein sequence is MQFETTGTVRSTPSRHEKSLGLLTMKFVSLLQEAKDGVLDLKVAADSLAVKQKRRIYDITNVLEGVGLIEKKNKNIIQWRGENRGSQTLEVLEQVNILKAQIAELEAQEKELDSQRAWLEENIKHLNQDPITNTYKFVTHEDICSAFSGDTLLAVVAPAGTRLEVPLPEMGLSGQKKYQVNLRSHSAPIQVLLINRDSDSKIPIVFAVPPTDDICPMLTPPSTPASLQRFPLSMSVSSASNTTSSYCSQGSLCSEHQMVLAEHDEVLTPSSTPPDVQIECHSQPVAVLDQQQMDLVGPDFQSVLDVSSFLKLNTVEDRMKDDREGTVDLIDELMSTEGIDYSYHLDGSEGVCDLFDVQILNY, encoded by the exons aTGCAGTTTGAGACGACGGGGACCGTTCGCTCTACGCCGAGTCGTCACGAGAAAAGTTTGGGGCTCCTCACGATGAAGTTTGTCAGTCTGCTACAAGAAGCTAAGGACGGCGTCCTTGATTTGAAAGTG GCTGCAGACAGCTTGGCAGTGAAGCAGAAAAGGAGGATATATGACATAACCAATGTGCTGGAAGGAGTGGGGCTGAtcgagaagaaaaacaagaatattATTCAGTGGAG GGGTGAGAACAGAGGCAGCCAAACTTTGGAGGTACTGGAAcaggtaaacattttaaaggcgCAGATCGCTGAGCTAGAGGCCCAGGAAAAAGAGTTAGACAGTCAGAGGGCATGGCTGGAGGAGAATATCAAACACCTGAATCAAGATCCAATCACCAACAC TTATAAATTTGTGACACATGAAGACATCTGCAGTGCCTTCAGTGGAGACACTCTTCTCGCTGTTGTGGCTCCTGCTGGGACGCGGCTGGAGGTGCCGCTACCTGAAATG GGCCTGAGTGGTCAGAAGAAGTACCAAGTGAACCTACGCAGCCACTCAGCTCCCATTCAGGTCCTGCTCATCAATAGGGATTCAGACTCCAAAATACCCATAGTCTTTGCTGTGCCACCTACTGATGACATCTGTCCAATGCTAACTCCACCCAGCACCCCTGCCAGTCTGCAGAGGTTCCCTCTTTCAATGTCTGTGTCCTCTGCCTCTAACACTACCTCCTCCTACTGCAGCCAGGGCTCTCTGTGCTCAGAGCACCAGATGGTGCTGGCAGAACATGATGAAGTTCTGACGCCATCCTCTACCCCTCCTGATGTGCAGATAG AGTGTCACAGTCAGCCAGTGGCTGTGTTGGATCAGCAGCAGATGGACCTGGTGGGCCCAGATTTCCAGTCTGTACTGGATGTGAGCAGCTTTTTGAAGCTCAACACTGTTGAAGACCGTATGAAGGATGACAGAGAGG GAACTGTTGATCTGATTGATGAGCTAATGTCCACTGAGG GCATAGACTACAGCTACCACTTGGATGGCAGTGAAGGAGTGTGTGACCTGTTTGATGTGCAGATTCTCAACTACTGA